A single Rhizobium sullae DNA region contains:
- a CDS encoding site-specific integrase — MAKPKTSLTAVERRAEELDTIAAVLPLERRDELAELLTDQDVETLRHLVNQGMGDNTLRALTSDLAYLEAWGMAVTGKSLPWPAPEALLLKFVAHHLWDPQRRETDPDHGMPADVDENLRRQGFLKSVGPHASATVRRRLANWSTLTKWRGLDGTFASPSVKSAIRLAVRAVPRTRRRKSAKAVTGDVLAKLLSTCATDSLRDLRDRAILMVAFASGGRRRSEIAGLRREQLTVEPPIEVPGGPPLPSLAIHLGRTKTTTGEQDDVVFLTGRPVEALNAWMVAARIESGSVFRAIGRWGTISRRALDPQSINAIIKQRAAMAGLSAGEISAHGLRSGYLTEAANRGIPLPEAMEQSRHRSVQQASSYYNNATRRSGRATRLL, encoded by the coding sequence GTGGCCAAACCCAAGACATCACTGACCGCCGTGGAGCGGCGCGCCGAAGAGCTCGACACGATCGCCGCGGTGCTGCCGCTCGAGCGCCGCGACGAGCTTGCCGAGCTGCTCACCGACCAGGATGTCGAGACGCTGCGCCATCTCGTCAACCAGGGTATGGGCGACAACACACTGCGGGCCTTGACCTCGGATCTCGCCTATCTCGAAGCCTGGGGGATGGCAGTGACTGGAAAATCCCTGCCCTGGCCGGCGCCCGAGGCGCTGCTTTTGAAATTCGTCGCCCATCATCTCTGGGACCCGCAACGCCGCGAGACCGATCCGGATCACGGCATGCCGGCCGACGTCGACGAAAACCTCCGGCGCCAAGGCTTTCTCAAATCCGTCGGACCGCACGCGTCAGCAACGGTGCGCCGGCGGCTGGCGAACTGGTCGACGCTAACGAAATGGCGTGGTCTCGACGGCACCTTCGCCTCCCCTTCCGTGAAATCGGCGATCCGCCTTGCCGTGCGCGCCGTCCCTCGGACGCGTCGGCGCAAGAGCGCCAAGGCGGTCACCGGCGACGTCTTGGCAAAACTGCTGTCGACCTGCGCGACCGACAGCCTGCGGGATCTGCGCGACCGGGCGATTCTGATGGTCGCCTTTGCATCCGGTGGCCGCCGGCGCAGCGAAATCGCCGGATTGCGCCGAGAACAGCTGACCGTCGAGCCTCCGATCGAGGTGCCAGGCGGCCCTCCCCTCCCCTCTCTCGCCATTCATCTCGGCCGCACCAAGACCACGACCGGCGAACAGGACGACGTCGTATTTCTGACCGGTAGGCCTGTCGAGGCGCTGAATGCCTGGATGGTTGCTGCCAGGATCGAGAGCGGAAGCGTGTTCCGGGCGATCGGGCGCTGGGGGACTATCTCGCGGCGGGCGCTCGATCCGCAGTCTATCAATGCCATCATCAAGCAGCGAGCGGCGATGGCTGGGCTGTCGGCTGGCGAGATTTCTGCGCATGGATTGCGTTCAGGCTATCTCACAGAAGCCGCCAATCGCGGCATTCCGCTCCCCGAGGCGATGGAGCAGTCACGGCATCGTTCTGTGCAGCAAGCGTCCAGCTACTACAACAATGCAACCCGTAGAAGCGGGCGAGCAACCAGGTTGCTGTAA